The Rhinatrema bivittatum chromosome 4, aRhiBiv1.1, whole genome shotgun sequence genome window below encodes:
- the LOC115091024 gene encoding uncharacterized protein LOC115091024: MSTQHGYHSVCYGFCPVRTYAGARRKPSKLQENFAATPEVEKRKTKTQRNKKRKSSSTRQPCSISHLGCYVPEQPPPRGMTPAAPTPAAPPRENFGNVTERQLRQLMDQTLSAAAIHGSDRVKAMLDALTHTTSPSPGSVPIGPQHGAAGSSNSSAGNTQPPARQQTAHGQHGQPQGGQNYSWPRKQSINLIASLLGFGN, translated from the exons ATGTCTACACAGCATGGCTACCACTCAGTTTGCTATGGCTTCTGCCCTGTCCGCACTTATGCCGGAGCACGTCGGAAGCCaagcaaattgcaggaaaacttcGCGGCAACGCCAGAAGTCGAAAAACGTAAGACCAAGACACAGAGGAATAAGAAGAGGAAATCCTCAAGCACACGACAACCGTGTAGCATCAGCCATTTGGGCTGCTATGTACCGGAGCAGCCCCCTCCACGGGGCATGACCCCTGCAGCACCGACCCCTGCAGCACCGCCACGAGAGAACTTCGGCAATGTTACCGAACGACAGCTGCGTCAGCTCATGGACCAAACCTTGTCAGCGGCTGCTATCCATGGCTCGGACAGGGTGAAGGCAATGCTGGATGCCTTAACGCATACCACTAGCCCATCCCCGGGCTCAGTGCCCATCGGTCCACAGCACGGTGCAGCGGGCAGCTCCAACAGTTCAGCTGGCAACACCCAGCCACCAGCACGTCAACAGACAGCTCATGGACAACACGGGCAACCGCAAGGAGGACAGAACT ATTCCTGGCCCCGGAAGCAGAGCATCAACCTTATCGCATCCCTCCTCGGATTTGGGAATTAG